In Shinella sp. XGS7, a single genomic region encodes these proteins:
- a CDS encoding polysaccharide biosynthesis/export family protein, with translation MRDPVVTVIVTAFVGPYSEQIRVVGEAAKPQFLPYKQKMTLLDVMIAVGGLTDFAAGNQATILRTAEGNKQYSVRLSDLLKRGDIAANVEMRPGDILIIPQSFF, from the coding sequence GTGCGCGACCCCGTGGTGACGGTGATCGTGACCGCTTTTGTCGGCCCTTACAGCGAACAGATTCGTGTGGTGGGTGAGGCGGCCAAGCCCCAGTTCCTGCCTTACAAGCAGAAGATGACGCTGCTGGACGTGATGATTGCCGTGGGCGGTCTGACCGATTTCGCGGCCGGCAACCAGGCCACCATCCTGCGCACGGCCGAGGGCAACAAGCAATATTCAGTGCGCCTGTCCGATCTGCTCAAGCGCGGCGATATCGCGGCCAATGTGGAAATGCGCCCCGGCGACATCCTGATCATTCCGCAGAGCTTCTTCTAA
- a CDS encoding FAD-binding oxidoreductase has protein sequence MHRPRSVREVVELVRQARAEGRKLYPVSTGMNWGYGSRSPVRAGCELVDLSGMARIRNEPGTAPQADEPALRPFSAANPVAVVEPGVSQGQLYAALQRHSPTLSFNVTGSAEASSLLGNALDRGVGYLGPRREDVFGLEVVTGQGEVLRTGFRRLGDDSVLAHTHPYGLGPLVDGLFFQGNFGIVTSACFRLVPRPPCRVAISLALRRSEDLAALIDTLAALKREGVMSSVTHIGNKARTQASLMSGIAGYLAGHCGLGGAALDAQAAEVLRRVAPYEWASLGGVAGTRAQVRAALAEVRARLGRLARITVVDDAKLDLGYRLLHPLRFLPFARANAAAIAAIRPLHGLASGEPTDAAIDNLSWRFGAAGRPAAELDQTDCGLIFVNPALPMDGAFAARAVEAMRVVAARFQHALYLTLNIETPTSLVAVANLLFDRRSAEEVARAQRCAQALYECIRELGLEVYRARADMMETVVRPDDPFWQLTRSLKSSLDPDDVIAPGRYNLPLHPG, from the coding sequence GTGCATCGTCCTCGCAGCGTGCGCGAGGTGGTGGAGCTGGTGCGCCAGGCGCGTGCCGAGGGTCGCAAGCTCTATCCGGTCTCCACCGGCATGAACTGGGGCTATGGTTCCCGCTCGCCCGTGCGGGCCGGCTGCGAGCTGGTGGATCTGTCGGGCATGGCGCGCATACGCAACGAGCCGGGCACGGCCCCGCAGGCGGACGAACCCGCGCTGCGGCCCTTCTCGGCGGCCAATCCGGTGGCGGTGGTGGAGCCCGGCGTGAGCCAGGGGCAGCTTTACGCGGCCTTGCAGCGCCACAGCCCCACGCTGAGCTTCAATGTCACGGGCTCGGCCGAGGCCAGCAGCCTGCTGGGCAATGCCCTGGATCGTGGCGTTGGCTACCTCGGCCCGCGGCGCGAGGATGTGTTCGGCCTGGAGGTGGTGACGGGGCAGGGCGAGGTCTTGCGAACGGGTTTCCGGCGCCTGGGGGATGACTCGGTGCTGGCCCATACCCATCCCTATGGACTGGGACCCCTGGTGGACGGGCTGTTTTTCCAGGGCAATTTCGGCATTGTGACCAGCGCCTGCTTCCGCCTGGTGCCGCGTCCACCCTGCCGGGTGGCCATCTCACTGGCCCTGCGCCGCAGCGAGGATCTGGCTGCGCTGATTGACACCTTGGCCGCGCTCAAGCGCGAGGGCGTGATGAGCTCGGTCACCCATATCGGCAACAAGGCCCGCACCCAGGCCAGCCTGATGAGCGGCATCGCGGGCTATCTGGCCGGGCATTGTGGGCTCGGCGGTGCGGCCCTGGATGCCCAGGCGGCCGAGGTGCTGAGGCGGGTGGCGCCCTATGAATGGGCCAGCCTGGGTGGGGTGGCGGGCACACGGGCACAGGTGCGTGCCGCGCTGGCCGAGGTGCGGGCGCGCCTGGGGCGTCTGGCGCGCATCACGGTGGTGGATGATGCCAAGCTGGATCTGGGCTACCGGCTGCTGCACCCCCTGCGCTTCCTGCCCTTCGCCCGGGCCAACGCGGCGGCGATCGCGGCCATCCGGCCCCTGCATGGCCTGGCCTCGGGGGAGCCTACCGATGCGGCCATCGACAACCTCAGCTGGCGTTTTGGCGCGGCCGGGCGTCCCGCGGCGGAACTGGACCAGACGGACTGCGGGCTGATCTTCGTCAATCCGGCCCTGCCCATGGACGGCGCTTTTGCAGCGCGCGCCGTCGAGGCCATGCGGGTGGTGGCTGCCCGCTTTCAGCATGCGCTCTACCTGACGCTCAATATCGAGACGCCGACCTCCTTGGTGGCGGTGGCCAATCTGCTGTTCGACCGCCGCAGCGCCGAGGAAGTGGCGCGCGCCCAACGTTGCGCCCAGGCCCTGTACGAGTGCATCAGGGAACTGGGGCTGGAGGTCTACCGGGCGCGCGCCGACATGATGGAGACCGTGGTGCGGCCGGACGATCCCTTCTGGCAGCTGACCCGTTCGCTCAAGAGCAGTCTGGATCCGGACGATGTGATTGCCCCAGGACGTTACAACCTGCCGCTGCACCCTGGGTGA
- a CDS encoding XrtA system polysaccharide chain length determinant → MDSLIAQFLTIARSMWKYRWPAVLVSWVAGAIGAAVVFMMPDRYEASARIFVDTQSILKPLMAGLTVQPNVEQQVVMLSRTLISRPNVEKLVRMADLDLKSQSKAQQEALIDTVTKSLSIQSTARDNLYTLAYRDNDPETAKRVVQSLVSIFVESSLGASRKDSATAATFINEQIKNYEAKLEEAEGRLKEFRLRNIQNMSGDGKDSAGRLSELSTQLEKARLELREAENARDAAKKQIDAERSRGGDSTTQSLMQESSLSVSTPEIDSRLDAQRRNLDALLQRYTEQHPDIISARKLIKDLEEQKRKEVAELRKNAMAAPLANGGNPVQQELARMLAAAEVQVAALKARVGEYSSRYAQALAAVKTSPQLEAEAAQLNRDYAIHKKNYEDLVARRESATISGELDVASGVVDFRVIDPPRASPKPVAPNRLLLLGGALAAAIVTGLFTAFAASQLRPVFHDSNELRTRTELPILGVVSRLVTAADRRRERLDLLRFSAASGGLVGVYALGLVVMAILISRQAG, encoded by the coding sequence ATGGATTCTCTGATAGCCCAGTTCCTCACCATTGCGCGCAGCATGTGGAAGTACCGCTGGCCCGCGGTCCTGGTGTCCTGGGTGGCCGGCGCCATCGGTGCGGCCGTGGTCTTCATGATGCCCGACCGCTACGAGGCCAGCGCCCGCATCTTCGTGGACACCCAGTCCATCCTGAAGCCGCTGATGGCTGGCCTGACCGTGCAGCCCAATGTGGAGCAGCAGGTGGTGATGCTCAGCCGCACCCTGATCAGCCGGCCCAATGTGGAGAAGCTGGTGCGCATGGCCGACCTGGATCTGAAGAGCCAGTCCAAGGCCCAGCAGGAAGCCCTGATCGATACGGTGACCAAGTCCCTGTCCATCCAGAGCACGGCCCGGGACAATCTCTACACCCTGGCCTACCGCGACAACGATCCCGAGACCGCCAAGCGTGTGGTCCAGTCTCTGGTATCCATCTTTGTGGAATCCAGCCTGGGGGCGAGCCGCAAGGACTCGGCCACGGCGGCCACCTTCATCAACGAGCAGATCAAGAACTACGAGGCCAAGCTGGAAGAGGCCGAGGGGCGGCTCAAGGAGTTCCGGCTGCGCAATATCCAGAACATGTCCGGCGACGGCAAGGATTCGGCCGGCCGCCTGAGCGAGTTGAGTACCCAGCTTGAGAAAGCGCGCCTGGAGTTGCGCGAGGCCGAGAATGCCCGCGACGCGGCCAAGAAGCAGATCGATGCCGAGCGCAGCCGCGGTGGCGACAGCACCACCCAGAGTCTGATGCAGGAGTCCTCGCTGAGCGTGTCCACGCCCGAGATCGACTCGCGCCTGGATGCCCAGCGTCGCAATCTCGATGCCCTGCTGCAGCGCTATACCGAGCAGCATCCCGACATCATCAGCGCTCGCAAGCTCATCAAGGATCTGGAGGAGCAAAAGCGCAAGGAAGTGGCCGAGCTGCGCAAGAACGCCATGGCGGCGCCCCTGGCCAATGGCGGCAATCCGGTGCAGCAGGAGCTGGCCCGCATGCTGGCCGCGGCCGAGGTGCAGGTGGCGGCGCTGAAGGCGCGGGTGGGGGAGTATTCCAGCCGCTACGCGCAGGCGCTGGCCGCCGTCAAGACCTCGCCACAGCTGGAGGCCGAGGCCGCCCAGCTCAACCGCGACTACGCGATTCACAAGAAGAACTACGAGGATCTGGTGGCCCGTCGCGAGTCGGCCACCATCTCCGGCGAACTGGATGTGGCCTCGGGTGTGGTGGACTTCCGCGTCATCGACCCGCCGCGGGCCTCGCCCAAGCCGGTGGCGCCCAACCGCCTGCTGCTGCTGGGCGGCGCGCTGGCGGCGGCCATCGTGACCGGCTTGTTCACCGCTTTCGCGGCCAGCCAGCTGCGTCCGGTGTTCCACGACAGCAACGAGCTGCGCACGCGCACCGAGCTGC